In Crassostrea angulata isolate pt1a10 chromosome 4, ASM2561291v2, whole genome shotgun sequence, one genomic interval encodes:
- the LOC128181979 gene encoding uncharacterized protein LOC128181979, which produces MTCKNFSDVTCGDRLEPQAPCDYLQNHCELNSANCVPCEDRLPSCINLPDNNNPYPGKLDSEYYIKCYRNRTVSVEACQVSKYNPATRQCSENVSPVVLGKFCRDNPTSIIPDTENCGRYSNCSDPSTVQGLNKPYLRECTYPKLFASPAVCCQLFMMVDCDKRKKIPMPPCEYVENQCFGTNCEPCESKFPSCIGKPDGTNVFPAKENTGYYIVCYRQRTVAIVSCNQGVYSHSERACVSDPKPAIA; this is translated from the exons ATGACGTGTAAAAACTTTAGTGACGTTACATGTGGGGATCGTCTAGAGCCCCAAGCGCCTT GCGACTACCTGCAGAACCACTGCGAGCTAAACTCTGCCAACTGTGTACCATGTGAGGACCGCCTGCCAAGCTGTATCAACCTTCCGGACAACAACAACCCGTACCCCGGGAAACTGGACTCGGAGTACTACATCAAGTGTTACCGCAACCGAACCGTGTCCGTGGAGGCCTGTCAGGTGTCCAAGTACAACCCGGCCACGCGCCAGTGCTCGGAGAACGTCTCACCAG TGGTTTTGGGGAAATTTTGCCGAGACAACCCGACGTCCATCATTCCTGATACTGAGAACTGTGGGAGGTACTCTAACTGCAGCGACCCCTCCACCGTCCAGGGTCTGAACAAGCCCTACCTCAGAGAATGCACCTACCCCAAGCTGTTCGCCTCCCCCGCTGTCTGCTGCCAACTGTTCATGATGGTAGACTGCGACAAGCGGAAGAAGATACCCATGCCTCCAT GCGAGTACGTAGAAAATCAGTGTTTTGGAACAAACTGTGAGCCTTGTGAAAGCAAATTCCCATCATGCATTGGAAAACCGGACGGAACTAATGTATTCCCCGCCAAGGAAAACACCGGATATTACATCGTCTGCTATCGTCAAAGGACAGTAGCAATCGTATCTTGCAATCAAGGAGTTTACAGTCATAGTGAGCGCGCATGCGTGAGTGATCCTAAACCCGCGATCGCGTAG